The proteins below come from a single Mugil cephalus isolate CIBA_MC_2020 chromosome 7, CIBA_Mcephalus_1.1, whole genome shotgun sequence genomic window:
- the toe1 gene encoding target of EGR1 protein 1 — protein MTASLVVPVIDVQNDNFKELWPAMVVAIKTSSFIALDTELSGLGNRKSLLAESIEDRYKAICHAARSRSILSLGIACYKKLEDRAADTYLVQVYNLTLLCSEEYIIEPQSVQFLVQHGFDFNKQYGHGIPYCKGNNKGGSDDRGVHIRALFTELLRARKPLVLHNGLIDMAFLYQSFYAHLPERLATFTADLSEMFPAGIYDTKYVTEFELRLTASYLEYAYKKCKLDNSRSVTSEAPGPHVHIEFCQYAGHMSTYVDYKVCPAVTSAEGPTDICQRFSAFGWCPNGTQCPLSHDTDHIILQDEKNKVDKRKKRKRQREKKTVKGEAAECSSVLDGGPENKKVYVEVDLEETSSDQQEKSAEVCPDRDGNSQQNENMKSEGNGMCEDTTDSRNSTRTSSAHDNTNTNDCVESSTGGGEMDIVGVHSADTEAQKKKPDAGTHRAGFDAFMTGYIFAYSCTLIKKEVGSAVEEMEDDKKEEPSWLPTCLNKIYLSGKAAPLNVVKSTFSKSSKAHVQKMEMVWGGRI, from the exons atgacagcTTCTCTGGTGGTTCCTGTCATTGATGTCCAAAATGACAATTTTAAAGAGCTTTGGCCTGCTATGGTCGTGGCCATTAAGACGTCGTCCTTCATTGCACTTGACACC GAGCTGAGTGGTCTTGGAAATAGGAAGTCCTTGCTGGCCGA ATCTATAGAGGACAGATATAAAGCTATATGCCATGCTGCTCGCTCTCGTTCCATCCTCTCCTTGGGGATTGCCTGTTACAAGAAGCTGGAAGACAGG GCTGCGGACACATACCTGGTCCAGGTGTATAACCTCACCCTGCTGTGTTCAGAGGAGTATATCATAGAGCCCCAGTCAGTCCAATTCCTGGTGCAGCACGGGTTTGACTTTAACAAACAGTACGGCCATGGGATCCCTTACTGCAAGGGCAATAATAAG GGAGGATCCGATGACCGTGGCGTCCACATCCGGGCGTTGTTCACCGAACTACTGCGTGCCAGGAAGCCCCTAGTGCTGCACAATGGACTCATCGACATGGCCTTCCTTTACCAG AGTTTTTACGCTCATCTGCCCGAGCGCCTGGCCACTTTCACAGCGGACCTGTCTGAGATGTTCCCTGCTGGCATTTATGACACCAAATATGTCACTGAATTTGAGCTCAGGCTCACTGCTTCTTATCTAGAGTACGCCTATAAAAAATG CAAGCTGGATAACAGTCGCAGTGTAACTTCCGAAGCACCTGGTCCTCATGTTCATATTGAGTTCTGTCAGTACGCTGGTCACATGTCCACCTATGTGGACTATAAAGTGTGTCCAGCTGTAACCTCCGCTGAGGGACCGACTGACATCTGCCAACGCTTCTCT GCATTTGGTTGGTGTCCGAACGGCACCCAGTGTCCACTGTCTCATGACACAGACCATATCATCCTCCAggatgagaaaaacaaagtggataagaggaaaaagaggaagagacagagggagaagaagacagttaaaggagaagcagcagagtgCTCCTCCGTCTTAGATGGTGgcccagaaaacaaaaaagtctaCGTGGAAGTGGATCTAGAAGAAACGTCAAGCGACCAACAAGAGAAAAGCGCTGAGGTCTGTCCAGACAGAGATGGAAACTCccagcaaaatgaaaacatgaaaagtgaGGGTAATGGAATGTGTGAAGACACCACAGACTCCAGGAACTCTACAAGAACATCTTCAGCTCATGATAACACAAACACGAATGATTGTGTAGAAAGTAGCACAGGAGGTGGAGAGATGGATATAGTCGGCGTCCACTCAGCTGACACTGAAGCTCAGAAGAAGAAGCCTGATGCAGGAACACATCGGGCTGGGTTTGATGCCTTCATGACAGGTTACATCTTTGCCTATTCATGCACCCTGATCAAGAAAGAGGTTGGATCAGCAGtagaggagatggaggacgACAAGAAGGAGGAGCCGTCATGGCTTCCTACCTGTCTTAATAAGATCTACCTCAGTGGCAAGGCAGCTCCTCTCAATGTGGTTAAAAGCACTTTCTCCAAGTCATCAAAGGCCCACGTGCAGAAGATGGAGATGGTGTGGGGTGGAAGAATCTAG
- the si:ch73-382f3.1 gene encoding 52 kDa repressor of the inhibitor of the protein kinase, whose protein sequence is MGGCSAPNCSNSTSIGKQLFRFPKDPVRKKKWVVNCRRDFEPTPHSRLCQDHFEQSQFEEIARSPAGGKKLKPNAIPTLFSFGDPLYPAVTTPYILLPLKPEPVEKELNFGDHGYARRNPLPGTEEEDADRTGEDQPPCSQCYLLKKQLEQEIQHTTRLQKEAEEMKKRLYRLDRIEKGLQNFLYEDQIRALSLTKRSRRAVWSPETILKARKIRCAVGTKGYEYLREIGYPLPSYRTLCNRLETKIMVTTDMSCEELAELGLGLMATCDSPAEGTGENDEEELIGVLSSS, encoded by the exons ATGGGCGGCTGCTCCGCTCCAAACTGCTCCAATTCAACCAGTATAGGCAAGCAGTTGTTTAGGTTCCCCAAAGACCCTGTGCGGAAGAAGAAATGGGTCGTCAACTGTCGACGTGACTTTGAACCAACTCCTCACTCTAGACTCTGTCAG GACCATTTTGAGCAGAGTCAGTTCGAGGAAATAGCCAGGTCCCCAGCGGGAGGAAAGAAGCTGAAGCCCAATGCTATCCCCACTCTGTTCAGTTTTGGGGACCCTCTTTACCCTGCAGTCACCACCCCATACATCCTGCTACCGCTGAAACCTGAACCAG tGGAGAAGGAGCTGAATTTTGGGGACCATGGCTACGCTCGACGCAACCCTCTGCCCGgtacggaggaggaggacgcagaCAGGACAGGTGAAGACCAGCCGCCCTGCTCGCAGTGTTATCTCCTCAAGAAACAGTTGGAGCAGGAGATACAGCACACTACAAGGCTTCAGAAGGAG GCTGAGGAAATGAAGAAGCGCCTGTATCGTCTCGACCGGATTGAGAAGGGCCTCCAGAACTTCCTGTACGAGGACCAGATCAGGGCCCTGTCCCTCACCAAGCGATCCCGCCGCGCCGTCTGGTCTCCTGAGACAATCCTGAAGGCCCGAAAGATCCGCTGTGCGGTCGGCACCAAAGGCTACGAGTACCTGAGAGAGATCGGATACCCGTTGCCTTCTTACAGGACTCTGTGTAACCGCTTGGAGACTAAGATCATGGTGACGACTGACATGAGCTGTGAGGAGCTCGCAGAGCTCGGACTGGGACTCATGGCCACATGCGACAGTCCAGCAGAAGGTACCGGAGAAAACGATGAGGAAGAACTGATAGGGGTTTTGTCCTCGTCCTAG
- the selenop2 gene encoding selenoprotein Pb — translation MRSLSRLWPVWAMLPCLLWAAHVAVFVEGDNDASRICKPAPNWTIRGKAPMQEQLGNVTVVALLKASUQLCLTQASRIGRLRGKLNRSNLTDVSFMIVNEREAQSRAMYWELKRKAPPGVPVYQQAPFQSDVWEALDGDKDDFLVYDRCGLLTFHVVLPYSLLDYPYVEAAIRATYFSNICNCTSIVTPILPTVKLDTDDMENKTMGMTHQHSHHHHHHHHHPHHH, via the exons ATGCGTTCTCTGTCTAGGCTGTGGCCGGTCTGGGCCATGCTGCCATGTCTGCTGTGGGCCGCGCATGTCGCTGTGTTCGTGGAGGGGGACAACGATGCCTCCAGGATCTGCAAACCTGCCCCCAACTGGACGATAAGGGGCAAAGCACCCATGCAAGAACAGCTGGGAAATGTGACCGTGGTGGCGCTACTGAAGGCCAGCTGACAGCTGTGCCTCACGCAGGCATCCAG AATCGGAAGGCTGCGTGGCAAGCTGAACCGCAGCAACCTGACAGACGTGTCGTTCATGATCGTCAACGAGCGGGAGGCGCAGTCCAGGGCCATGTACTGGGAGCTGAAGAGAAAGGCGCCCCCTGGAGTTCCTGTGTATCAGCAAGCTCCTTTTCAGAGCGACGTGTGGGAGGCTCTGGACGGCGACAAAGATGACTTTCTGGTCTATGACAG ATGTGGTCTCCTCACCTTCCATGTAGTGCTGCCTTACAGTCTCCTAGATTACCCCTATGTAGAGGCCGCAATAAGAGCCACTTATTTCTCAAATATCTGCAACTGCACC TCCATCGTCACACCAATATTACCAACGGTGAAGTTGGACACTGATGACATGGAAAACAAGACCATGGGGATGACTCATCAACACagccaccaccatcatcatcatcatcatcatcctcatcatcattaa